A genomic region of Antennarius striatus isolate MH-2024 chromosome 16, ASM4005453v1, whole genome shotgun sequence contains the following coding sequences:
- the LOC137609552 gene encoding suppressor of cytokine signaling 3-like, with translation MVTHSKFDSAMSSGLVDSNMRLSHRYKTFTSKQQYQMVLTTLHKLQESGFYLGAITGKEANSMLAAEATGTFLIRDSSDNRHLFALSVKTPSGTKNLRIQCDASSFYLQTDPKNIHAVPQFDCVLKLVSFYMSQSKGNSRSGSTYYIHSGGEKIPLELIKPLTCSLSTLQHLCRKTVNGHLDISSKRDQLPHPLKEFLQEYDAPI, from the coding sequence ATGGTAACTCACAGCAAGTTTGACAGCGCAATGAGCAGCGGCCTGGTGGACTCCAACATGCGGCTGTCTCACCGTTACAAGACTTTCACCTCAAAGCAGCAGTATCAAATGGTCCTCACCACGCTCCACAAGCTGCAGGAGAGCGGCTTCTACCTGGGCGCCATCACCGGGAAGGAGGCCAACTCCATGCTGGCTGCAGAAGCCACCGGGACCTTCCTGATCCGGGACAGCTCTGATAATCGGCACCTGTTTGCACTCAGTGTCAAAACACCATCAGGCACCAAGAATCTGCGCATCCAGTGTGATGCATCCTCGTTTTACCTGCAGACAGACCCTAAAAACATTCACGCTGTTCCCCAGTTTGATTGCGTTCTCAAGCTGGTCAGTTTCTACATGTCTCAGAGCAAAGGGAACAGTCGCAGTGGGAGCACTTACTACATTCACTCTGGAGGGGAGAAGATCCCCCTGGAGCTCATCAAACCTCTGACATGCAGTTTATCCACCCTGCAGCACCTGTGCAGGAAAACTGTCAATGGACATTTGGACATTTCATCTAAAAGAGACCAACTCCCTCATCCCCTTAAGGAGTTCCTGCAGGAGTACGACGCACCTATCTAG